The window CGGCTGCTGGGCATCCCCGTCGTGGTCCGCCACGCGAACGACCAGGCGCTGGAGGACAACGCGTACTTCCGCCTGCTGTACGGGACGATCCCCGCGCACCACGTCACCAACGCCCAGGCGACGCGCCGCACCGTCCTGGGCTCCGCACCATGGCTGCGGCCGGACGACGTCTCCGTCATCTACAACGGCATCGCCACGGCGCCGTTCGATGCGGCCGAGCCGGCGGACCTGGGCCTCCCGCCGGGTGCGGTGGCGATGGGGTTCGTGGGACGCTTCGACACGCACAAGGGCGTTCGCGACCTCGCCGCCGCCTGGCCCGCCGTGGCCGCCGCGCTGCCGGACGCGCACCTCGTCGTCACTGGAAAGGGGCCGCTGGAGGATGAGCTCCGCGCAACGTTGGCGGATGCGCCGCGCGTCCATTTCCTCGGCTACCGGAAGGATGTCCCCGCGGTGATGAAGGCGCTCGACGTGCTGGTGCTGCCGTCGTACACCGAGGGTGCGCCGAACGTGGTGCAGGAGGCGATGGCGGCGGGCAAGACGGTGATCGCATCCGCCGTGTCGGGGACGCCGGAGCTGGTGGACGACGGGGTCACGGGTGTGCTCTTCCCCGCGGGCAACCGCGATGCGCTCACGCGGGCGCTCCTCGCTGTCGGGGGCGACGCGGGGC is drawn from Longimicrobiaceae bacterium and contains these coding sequences:
- a CDS encoding glycosyltransferase family 4 protein: MKVVLSNASGSWGGVTKVTEVLARGLLARGHDVVVFCRPASPLEERMRGVVPLEPVLKGMDLSPVALARGAAALRRHRPDAAVMLMKKDVRLTGPAARLLGIPVVVRHANDQALEDNAYFRLLYGTIPAHHVTNAQATRRTVLGSAPWLRPDDVSVIYNGIATAPFDAAEPADLGLPPGAVAMGFVGRFDTHKGVRDLAAAWPAVAAALPDAHLVVTGKGPLEDELRATLADAPRVHFLGYRKDVPAVMKALDVLVLPSYTEGAPNVVQEAMAAGKTVIASAVSGTPELVDDGVTGVLFPAGNRDALTRALLAVGGDAGLRARMGAAGRARVEREFTMDAMVDAYESLLGRLASAKKRR